CGCAGCTGTTTTTCTTGGTCGCGCAGTTTTGCAGCCTTTTCATATTCTTGAGAATTGATGGCTGTGTCTTTAGCATTTTTTGTCGTTTCAATTTCTTGGTCAAGCGCAGTGACTTCGTGGGGTTGATACATCATCGAAATACGCGCTTTTGCCCCTGCCTCATCAATCAAATCGATGGCCTTATCGGGAAGAAAACGGCCGACTAAGTAACGATCGGAAAGGAAAACGGCAGAACTAATCGCCGCATCGGTGTACATACACTTATGATGTTCTTCATATTTTGTTTTGAGTCCTCTCAAAATCTCTTCCGATTCATCAATCGATGGTGGGGCGACTTGAATTTTTTGGAAGCGGCGCTCAAGAGCGGCATCTTTTTCAATATGTTTGCGGTATTCATCGAGTGTGGTTGCTCCAATACATTGGATTTCTCCTCGAGAAAGAGCCGGCTTCAGGATATTCGAAGCATCGATTGCCCCTTCTGCAGCACCGGCACCGACGATGGTGTGAATCTCATCAATAAAAAGGAGAATATTACCATTTTTTTTGACTTCATCCATAACGGCTTTAATCCGCTCTTCAAATTGTCCACGGTATTTAGTTCCTGCAATCATCAATGTGAGATCAAGAGAGATGAGCCGCTTTTTAGCCAAATTATCAGGGACATTGCCTTCGACAATCGCATGGGCAAGGCCTTCGACAATCGCTGTTTTACCAACGCCTGCTTCTCCGACAAGAACGGGGTTGTTTTTGCGACGTCGGCAGAGGATTAAGATGAGGCGTTCGACTTCGCTTTTACGTCCAATCACCGGATCGAGTTCCCCGAGGCGGCATTTTTCAGTCAGGTCGTGACCATAAGCTTTAAGGGCGGGCATTTTATCTGACGTAGGGGCTTTATCTGTTTTAGCGGAAGAAGAACTTTGAGAAGTGGGGCTAACGCCCATAGGGGGGAGTTGAAGATTAAAGGTTTCTAACTCTTTAAGGACTTCTTTGCGCACTTCTTTGAGATTGACATTGAGGTTTTCTAAAATTTGTGCGGCGATTCCATCGGGCTGGCGAATGAGCGCGAGAAGAAGGTGCTCCGTTCCAACATAGTTGTGGTTGAGCGAGGAGGCTTCATCATTGGCGAATTCAAAGACTTTTTTGACTTTTCCCGTCAGAGTGGGATCGCCATAAATTTGGATTTCCGGACCGAAGCCGACAACGGTTTCGACTTCGGATAGAATGGTTTCATAGTCGACGCCCAAATTTTTGAGGACATTGACTGCTATTCCCTGACCAAGTTTGAGAAGTCCAAGCAATATATGCTCTGTACCTAAGTAGTTGTGGTTGAGTTTTTGAGCTTCTTTTTTTGCTAGTTTGATGACTTGCTTTGCTCGATTGGTAAACTTGTCAAACATGGATATCCGCCTTACTAATTATTTTTAATAATATCAAAAAATATGACTATTTTATGATCCCTATGAAAATGTCCTTATATCAATCAAGGTAAATATGGGCAATAATCCTTCCCACTTTTTGTTTAACCATTTATAATTCAAAGACAAAAAAATGTTTGATCGATATGTAAGGATATTTTTTATCCGCAATTGGTCTCACAATAGTATACCGCAAGTGGGGTAATTGGGTAAATGGTTCAAATTATAGAAAATCAAATGCGCTTAGCGCAGGAAAATATGGATTTGGATCAGAGGCTTCTTAAGGAAATTCGACCTGATTCAGACCCCATTTTGCACCTATATGAGTGGAAAAAGCCCTCGATGACCTATGGCTACTTTATTGATCCTGAAAATTATTTATATATAGATAAGGCCAAAGAGCTCGGGATTGATTTGGGTCGACGGCCCACGGGGGGCGGCATGATTTTTCACATCTGGGATTTGGCTTTTGCCCTCATTATTCCCCAAGGTCATTTGGGATATTCCACACGGGTTTTGGATAATTATCGCTTTGTCAATCAAATAGTGACGGCTGCGGTTGAAAGCTTTTTAAAAAAAAGCCGGTTGTCGTTATTGCCTACGGATCCGAGCGATCCCCATTTACACGTTCAAAAATTTTGTATGGCTAAGCCGACGATCTATGATGTGATGCTCGATGGGAAAAAGGTGGCCGGAGCGGCTCAAAGGCGCAAGAGCCATGCATTTCTCCATCAAGGCAGTATTTCAATTGGCTATCCTCACATAGAACTTCTCCATCAAATCATTAAAAGCCCTGAAGTGATTGAGGCCATGAAGCAAAATAGTTTTAGCCTTTTACCTGAAGGGTGGAGCGCTCGTGATTTGGCCGAGGCCAGATCTCTTTTAAAACAAGAATTGTCTACTAAAATAGTTGAATGTTGTTAGCAATCTTGGCATAGTATATCTACACTTCTCTCCAAAAATAAAGGTTAAGACAATGGCTCCTAAGACGGCAGTGACTCCAACGCGTAGCGAAAATTTTCCGGGATGGTACCAAGAAGCAATCAAACTTGCGGAGCTCGCCGAACACTCCCCGGTGCGCGGTTGTATGGTGATTAAGCCGTGGGGATATGCCATGTGGGAGCATATCCAAAGAGGGCTTGATGCTCGCTTTAAAGCGCTTGGGGTTCAAAATGCCTATTTCCCTCTCTTTATTCCCCTTAGCTATTTTGAAAAAGAAGCCGAGCATGTCGAAGGTTTTGCAAAAGAATGCGCTGTTGTGACGCATCACCGCCTTGAGCAAAATGGAGAAGGGAAGTTGATTCCCGCTTCGCCTTTGGAAGAGCCTCTGATCGTGCGCCCCACTTCTGAAATGATTATCGGTGAGATGTTTGCCAAATGGATTGAGTCTTATCGCGATCTGCCCCTTAAAATTAATCAATGGGCCAATGTTGTCCGTTGGGAGATGCGCCCCCGTATTTTCTTGCGCACTGCCGAATTTTTGTGGCAGGAAGGGCATACGGCCTATGCAACTAAAGATGAGGCAATGGAAGATGCGCGTAAAATGCTCGATCAATACGCGGAATTTTGTGAAGAGTCTTTAGCCCTGCCCGGGATTCGTGGGGAGAAGTCGGAAAATGAGCGCTTTCCCGGCGCTGACCATACCTATACTTTTGAGATGATGATGCAAGATCAAAAAGCTCTCCAAGCTTGTACTTCGCATTTTCTCGGTCAAAATTTTTCAAAAGCAGCAGGGATCAAATACTTATCGCAAGAAGGAAAAGAGGAACTGGCCTGGACCACTTCATGGGGATTTACAACGCGCATTATTGGTGCAATGATTATGGTGCATGGTGATGATGACGGTATTATTTTACCTCCCGCTATTGCCCCTTCCCATGTTGTGATTATTCCAATTATCCATAAGGAAGAGACTAAAGAGACTATTTTAAACTATTGTGAAGAGCTGTCAAGGGACCTAAAAAAGATTGCATATAAAGATCGGGCGATTGACTCATATATTGACCAAAGGGATCTGCGCGGTGGTGAAAAAATTTGGCACTGGATTAAAAAAGGTGTTCCGATCCGAATTGAAGTGGGAATGCGTGAAATTGAAGAGGGAAAACTCTGTGTGGCGCTCCGCACATTAGGACATAAAGACA
This region of Simkaniaceae bacterium genomic DNA includes:
- a CDS encoding ATP-dependent Clp protease ATP-binding subunit; its protein translation is MFDKFTNRAKQVIKLAKKEAQKLNHNYLGTEHILLGLLKLGQGIAVNVLKNLGVDYETILSEVETVVGFGPEIQIYGDPTLTGKVKKVFEFANDEASSLNHNYVGTEHLLLALIRQPDGIAAQILENLNVNLKEVRKEVLKELETFNLQLPPMGVSPTSQSSSSAKTDKAPTSDKMPALKAYGHDLTEKCRLGELDPVIGRKSEVERLILILCRRRKNNPVLVGEAGVGKTAIVEGLAHAIVEGNVPDNLAKKRLISLDLTLMIAGTKYRGQFEERIKAVMDEVKKNGNILLFIDEIHTIVGAGAAEGAIDASNILKPALSRGEIQCIGATTLDEYRKHIEKDAALERRFQKIQVAPPSIDESEEILRGLKTKYEEHHKCMYTDAAISSAVFLSDRYLVGRFLPDKAIDLIDEAGAKARISMMYQPHEVTALDQEIETTKNAKDTAINSQEYEKAAKLRDQEKQLREQLEDLKIQWEKRKEEHQVIVDEDDIAMVISKLTGIPTTRLTEAETQKVLKMQEVLKDKVIGQSNALDKVCKAIRRSRADIKDPNRPIGAFLFLGPTGVGKTLLARSLATEMFGGEDALIQVDMSEYMEKFAVSKMTGSPPGYVGYEEGGQLTEQVRRRPYSVVLFDEVEKAHPDVMNLLLQILEEGRLTDSFGRKVDFRNTIIILTSNLGSELIQRTTEVGFNVQEGIPDFSTMEKKIDQAVKKHFKPEFINRLDSTVIFKALDKTDLCKVIDLEVAKLSKRLESKNISIQLDEKAKLFLADRGYQPEMGARPIRRTIQQHLEDPLSEKLLLDPETPREYDISHEEGKEELNFVEKKREKEKEKKKKKLATASASSAEE
- the proS gene encoding proline--tRNA ligase; this encodes MAPKTAVTPTRSENFPGWYQEAIKLAELAEHSPVRGCMVIKPWGYAMWEHIQRGLDARFKALGVQNAYFPLFIPLSYFEKEAEHVEGFAKECAVVTHHRLEQNGEGKLIPASPLEEPLIVRPTSEMIIGEMFAKWIESYRDLPLKINQWANVVRWEMRPRIFLRTAEFLWQEGHTAYATKDEAMEDARKMLDQYAEFCEESLALPGIRGEKSENERFPGADHTYTFEMMMQDQKALQACTSHFLGQNFSKAAGIKYLSQEGKEELAWTTSWGFTTRIIGAMIMVHGDDDGIILPPAIAPSHVVIIPIIHKEETKETILNYCEELSRDLKKIAYKDRAIDSYIDQRDLRGGEKIWHWIKKGVPIRIEVGMREIEEGKLCVALRTLGHKDKKFLSREEVLSSAHDLLDEVHRSLYHRAKERIETHITQIEERETFYQFFAGQDEEASGGFARVFWAGDTLLEEKIKQDLNVTIRCIPFDGQDKEGICPFTGKTSHLQVIFAKSY